Genomic segment of Deltaproteobacteria bacterium:
GCACCGCGTACTGCTCGGCCGAGAGCTTGTCGCGCCAGTGCTTCGCGCCGGTGGTCGGAAGCGGCGCGTTCGCCTCCAGGAAGAGCTCGGAGATTCGCCGGCGCAGATGGCCGAAGGCCTCCTGCGCGAGCAGCAGCTCCCCGCGCCCGAGCACCGCGGGCAGCAGCGCCAGATAGCGCAGCGGCTCCTCGATCGCGCTCGCGAGCTTCGCGCGATCCGGCCCGGACGCGGGCGCGGGCTTCGGGACGCGCGCATCGAGCCCGTCGCGATCGAAGACGACCTCGCGCGTTCGAAACGGACTCACGGCGAGAGCGCTCACGCGCTCGAGCACCACGTCGAGCCGCTCGCAGTCGGGCGTGAGCGAGTAGAGGCTCCCGCGCAGGAACGGAATCTCGCGCGCGAGCACGGTGGGCGTGATCTGCGCGAGCCAGCTCCGCCAGCTCGCCGCGAACGAATCGAATTCCGCGTCCGCCACCGCGACCAGCAGATCGAGATCGCTGAACGCGTCCGCGTCGCCGCGCGCGAGCGATCCCGAGACCCAGACGGCGCGCACCCGCGGATCCGCCGCGAGCACCGACGCAGCGCGCTCGAAGAGAGCCGCGTAGCCTCTCGGCAGCGCGTCGAGCGCAGCCGGGCGTCTCACCTGCGACTCGGTCCCCATGTCCTCCCGGCCTAGTCCTCCGGCATCCCCGGCATGTCGATCAGGTCGTAGTAGCGCTCGCCCGCCTCGGCGGTCTTCTGCACGGCGCCCCAGAACTCGGGCGTGGCGGCGAAGTTCCCGATCGCGGCGTCGTCGGCCAGGGCGATCTTCTGGCGGCGGAACGCCCAGTTCTCGGGCTGCGCGGCGACGGCCTCCTCGAGCCAGCGTTTCGACGCGTCGCGCTGGCCGTTTCGCCACAGCCACGCGCCGAGCGCGAAGCAGGCGTGACCGCGCGCGGCGGCGTCTCCGATCCCGCGCGCGCGTCGGGCGACCTCGGCGGGCGAGAGCGCGAAGCGGCTCTTCTCGCCGTTCTTCACCCAGTCGCGCACGGCGTCGAAGTAGGTCGAGCGCACCTGCGACGCGCGACGCGTGATCTCTTCGGGAATCGCGAACGTCTTCACGTCGATGTGCTTCACCACGTCGTACGAGCCCGCGGGCTCCGGCGGACGCACGATCCGCCCGCGCTCGTCGATCCAGACCGCGACCGGCACGTTCGTGATTCCGTACAGCTGCGCGACCACGTGCTGCTCGTCGCGGAGCAGCGGGTAGGTCGCGCGCGCGAGCTTCACGCCCGCGGGCAGGTTCCGCGCCAGCGGTCCCGCTTCGGCCGAACGCGCGAAGCTCCCCGCGGCGCGCTCGCCCGCGGTGTCGAGACTCACGCCGAGGATCACGAAGCCGTGACCCGAGAGCTCCTCGTAGATCGCCTGCCAGACCGGCAGGTCATGACGACAGCCTCACCACGAGGCCCAGGTCATGATCAGCACCTTCTTTCCGCGGTACTGAGACAGTGAGTGCTGCACGCCGTCGAAGTCGGGGAGAGTGAAGTCGGGCGCCTCGGCGCCCGCCAGCCGCGACCCCGGCTCCGGCCCGACCGAGACCACGCCGTGCGCCTCGTCGCAGACCACCGGGCGGCGAAGCTGCGCTGCGATCGCCGCGACGTTCACCCGCGAGCCGTCGACGAAGCGCGTTCTTGCCCCGGGCGGGATCGGCACGCAGAGCTCGCCCTGGCAGAAGCCCTGGGGCTCGAGGTGGAATCCCGTCGCCGCTTCGAGCTGATCGGCTGCAAGCCAGATCGCGTCGGCTCGCGCGGCGTCGATGCGGGTTTCTCGGCCATCGAAGAGAAGGGTCGGCATGCGCGCTCTCCGCGTTCTCGCCGGTCAGCCCTTCTCGAGAACGTAGGTCAGGTTGTTGTGCTTCCAGGGCAGGCGACCCAGCGAGAGGGCGCTCACCGCGATCGTGACGAGCCGGATCAGGCGCGCACGCGGTCGGCTCTCGACCACGTACGTGCCCAGGCCCCGCTCCTCGCGGATCGCGAAACGATTCCTCTCGCAGAACTCGCGAATTCCCTGCCTGCTTACGATGCGATCGTAATGCGTCGGGTACGGGCCGAAGCCTGGCTTACCGGCATTCTTCCGGCCGAGCACGACCCGGTGGTACAGGACGTGGAACCAGAACGGGGTCAGGTTCGTCAGGAACCCGAAGACCGTGTTGCGGTCGGGGATCTTGAGCAGGATCAGCCCGCCGGGCCTGAGCCAGCGCGAGAAGTTCTCGAGCACCCGCTCCGCGTTCTCGATGTGCTCGAGGACGAAGGAGTTGTAGATCACGTCGAAGCCGCCCGCGTCGAGCTGCAGATCCCGCAGATCGCCGACGATCGCCTCGTCGAGGTCCTTCGAGACGGTCTTGCGGTAGGACAGGGCCGCCTCGTCCAGGTCGACCCCCGTGAGCGTGTGCTCGATCCCGGACAGGTCGAGCAGCCAGCGCTGCCCGCAGCCGGCCTCGAGGATCTCGAGCTTCGTCTTTCCCTGCGCGGCCTTGCGCAGGTAGCGCTCGAGGAGCTCGTCCTCGTCCCGGTACGAGCGCAGGAGCTCGAGCTCGGGAAGGGCCGGGTCGTGCGCTGCGCTCATTCGCCTACTCCACCGCCAGCCAGGCTTCCGCGTCCGCACGCGCGTCGAAGACCCGGAACTGCCGCCCGTGTCTGGCTTCGGCAACGAACGCCGCGAACTTGTCGCCGCGCGCCGGGTCGGGGGCGATCACGGCTGCAAGGCGGATCCCGTAGTTCAGGAGCTTCTGGACGAACTCGCCGGCGAAGCGGGAGCGAAGCGCGAAGAACGCCTCGGGCAGGCCACTTGCCTCGACCAGCGCGCCCCGCGCGCCGTGCTCCATGCAGGCCGAGACCAGGTCGAGCGCGTCGTCGACACGCGTGATCGGCTCGGCACAGACGACGAAACGGGCGGCACCCTTCTCGACGACCCCGCACTTCATGGCCCGATCGGTACTTCTAGCGCGACGCGGCCGCAAGCGCGGGCCGGCTCGTGCAGCGCGTGAGCCAGGCGTCGAGCCGCGGCCACGCGCCGAGCCTCAAGAGCGCGAGCCGCGCCGTGACCAGCACCGAGGCCACGTTCAGGTCCGCCACGCCGAACCCGCCGCCCAGCAGGTGCTCGCGGTCCGCGAGCGCCTGGTCGAGCACGCCCAGCGGCCCCTCGAGCGCGGCGCGCGCGGCCTTCGCGTCCGGAGGCACGTGCCCCGGGTGCGTCTCCTTGAACTCCGCGCTCTCGGTCCACTCGCGCCACTTCGCGAACTGACTCCCGCCGCGCGCGAAGAGCACGGCGAAGAGGTGCGCCTCGCACTCGGTCATCACCCAGAACGACCACTGCACGGCGCGCGCGCGGTCCTCGAGTGACTCCGGGAAGAGCCTTCCCGCGCCGTAGCGCTCGGCCAGGTACAGGTTGATCGCCATCGACTCGAAGAGCCGCAGCTCCCCATCGACGAGCGCGGGCACGTGTCCGTTCGGGTTGATGCGCAAGAACTCTTGCGTGCGCGTGGCCCCGCTCGCGAAGTCGGTCTTCACGTGCTGGTACGGAACGCCGAGCTCCTCGAGCATCCAGAGCACGCGGAACGCGCGCGTCTCGCGGGTGCCATACACGGTGATCATGCTGCCCTCAATCGCCTCGCCGCCGCCACGATAGCGCGTGCGGCGCGGAAGCGGGCCCCTAGAGCAGCTCGCGCCCCTTCCAGGACACGTCCCAGAAGCAGTTCGCGGCGCCCTCGGCGCGGCAGCGCGTGTGGCGGACCTTCACGTCTTCGAAGCCCATCATCGCCATGCGCTCGGCCTGGTAGCCGGTGAACGTCTCGCAGAGCTCGCGCGCGGGCGAGGCGAAGCGCGCGAACTCGAGCAGCGCGTGGCCGGGCTCGCGCTCCAGCACCTTCAGCTCGCCGCTGTCGTACATCGACGCCAGAAGCGTGAACGACGCCTGGCGCGAGGTCGCCTTCTTCAGGCGGCTGTAGGTTCCCGACATGTGCTCGCGCGCGGCGCTGCGGCCCATCTCCTCGTAGACGTTCGGATTGCCCGAGGCGAGCAGCTTGCCCACGGTGCGCAGGAGCGCCAGGTAGTCGTCGAGCGGGTACCAGGACGCGACCACGATCCGCTCGTCCAGATAGTGCGCGAGCTTCGCGGGCAGCAGCGCCGCCGCGCGCTCGCGGTTGCCGCGCAGGACCTTCACCAACCCGACCACCACGGTGCCCTTTGCGTTCGCCATCGCCTTCGCATGTCGGCAGCCCGGGTGCGGGGATTGAGCGGAAGGACGCCCGCGGGCGCTCAGACCTCGAGCAGGAGCTTTCCGGTCGTGGCGCGGCTCTCGAGCGCGCGGTGCGCGTCGGCGGCGCGCTCGAGTGGGAAGCGCGCTCCGATCCGGATCCGCAGCGATCCCGCGCGTATGGCGTCGAGCACCGCGTTCGCGCGCAGCAGGAGCTCCTGTCGCGTCGCGGTGTAGTGCGCGAGCGACGGACGCGTCACGAAGAGCGATCCCAGGTCATTGAGCTTTCGCAGCTCGAACGGCTCGACCGGGCCGCTCGACTGGCCGAACAGCACGCAGAGCCCGCGCGGGCGCAGGCAGGCGAGGCTCTTCTCGAACGTGGTGCGGCCGACCGAGTCGTAGACGACGTGCACGCCTTCGCCACCGGTCAGGCGCCGCACCTCGGGCGCGAAATCGATCTGGTCGTAGCGGATCACGTGCTCCGCGCCGGCCTCGCGAACCAGCGCGGCCTTCTCGTCGGTCGAGCAGGTGCCGATC
This window contains:
- a CDS encoding TlpA family protein disulfide reductase, with product MPVWQAIYEELSGHGFVILGVSLDTAGERAAGSFARSAEAGPLARNLPAGVKLARATYPLLRDEQHVVAQLYGITNVPVAVWIDERGRIVRPPEPAGSYDVVKHIDVKTFAIPEEITRRASQVRSTYFDAVRDWVKNGEKSRFALSPAEVARRARGIGDAAARGHACFALGAWLWRNGQRDASKRWLEEAVAAQPENWAFRRQKIALADDAAIGNFAATPEFWGAVQKTAEAGERYYDLIDMPGMPED
- a CDS encoding redoxin domain-containing protein, which translates into the protein MPTLLFDGRETRIDAARADAIWLAADQLEAATGFHLEPQGFCQGELCVPIPPGARTRFVDGSRVNVAAIAAQLRRPVVCDEAHGVVSVGPEPGSRLAGAEAPDFTLPDFDGVQHSLSQYRGKKVLIMTWASW
- a CDS encoding class I SAM-dependent methyltransferase — protein: MSAAHDPALPELELLRSYRDEDELLERYLRKAAQGKTKLEILEAGCGQRWLLDLSGIEHTLTGVDLDEAALSYRKTVSKDLDEAIVGDLRDLQLDAGGFDVIYNSFVLEHIENAERVLENFSRWLRPGGLILLKIPDRNTVFGFLTNLTPFWFHVLYHRVVLGRKNAGKPGFGPYPTHYDRIVSRQGIREFCERNRFAIREERGLGTYVVESRPRARLIRLVTIAVSALSLGRLPWKHNNLTYVLEKG
- a CDS encoding DUF4180 domain-containing protein; the protein is MKCGVVEKGAARFVVCAEPITRVDDALDLVSACMEHGARGALVEASGLPEAFFALRSRFAGEFVQKLLNYGIRLAAVIAPDPARGDKFAAFVAEARHGRQFRVFDARADAEAWLAVE
- a CDS encoding glutathione S-transferase family protein; its protein translation is MITVYGTRETRAFRVLWMLEELGVPYQHVKTDFASGATRTQEFLRINPNGHVPALVDGELRLFESMAINLYLAERYGAGRLFPESLEDRARAVQWSFWVMTECEAHLFAVLFARGGSQFAKWREWTESAEFKETHPGHVPPDAKAARAALEGPLGVLDQALADREHLLGGGFGVADLNVASVLVTARLALLRLGAWPRLDAWLTRCTSRPALAAASR